In the Candidatus Angelobacter sp. genome, GCGTCGCCATAACTGTAAAAGCGATAATGCTCGCGGATTGCCTCTGCGTAGGCAGACAAAATAAGGGAACGTCCGGTCGTTTTGCCGGGCGCGGCAAACGCGCTAACCAGCATGAGCAAGGTCGATTGGGGCAGGTGGAAATTGGTGATCAGCGCATCGACAATTCCAAACGGGAATGGTGGATAAATGAAAATGCGAGTACGCCCGTGGCAACCCACCAGGCGCCCTCCGTTGGCAGCGGCCACACTCTCCAGCACGCGCACTGAAGTCGTCCCGACGGCGATGACGCGGCGCCCGTCTTTTTTCGCGTCATTGATGGTTTGGGCCGCGGAGGGACCGAGATCAAACCGTTCCTCGTGCATGACGTGCTCCTGCAATGTTTTCGTTTTCACGGGTGCGAAGGTACCGGGGCCGACGTGCAGGGTGACGAAGCAAATTTGTGCGCCTCGCGAACGGATTTCTTCAAGCAACTTGTCAGTGAAATGAAGACCGGCGGTTGGTGCCGCCACAGAACCGGCAGTCCGGGCATACACGGTCTGGTAACGATCACGGTCCTGGGTTAATCCGTTTTGTGACTCGCGGAGGACATAGGGAGGCAACGGCACGGCACCCAGGGAGTCCAGGTTTTCAAAAATGTTCGCGATGTTGGAAAACTGAAGTCGGCAGAGACCTTCTGGATTTTTTTCAATCACCGTCGCCGCGACTTGGGTCGGTTGACCTGCATTGTTCCGGAAAATAATATTTACGCCAGGTCGCACCCGTTTACCCGGGCGCAGCAACACCCACCAATCGTTCGTGCAAACTTCTTCAATCAACAACACCTCCGTTTCGCCTCCTGTTGACGACTTGGCCCCCCGCAACCGTGCTGCAATCACACGCGAGTCATTCAAAACAAAAACGTCACCCGGGCGGACAAAATCGAGAATGTCGCGAAAGCTCCGGTGAATAATTCGTCCGACCCGGCGTTGCAATACGAGCAAGCGCGATTGATCACGAATTGAAGCAGGCGTCTGGGCGATCAACCCGTGTGACAGATAATAATCGAAATCGGCCGTATCCACACCCCATCTCTAACCATTTGACCGTTTTGGAAGCAAGGCGGGCCGACAACCGACTGGCCGCCGAACGGGCACAAGAGAGTTCGCGAACCACCACGCAAAACCCGCAATGCTTCGGTGAAAAACCATCAGTAAACCGTGTGAATAACCTGTTAAGAAATAGTAGTGAGATAAAAGTTGACCTTGGTGGGTTAAAGTGTATAAGAGTGGGTCGTTGTGGGGCAAAATGGCCAAGTGCCTGGTGCTCAACAAATGATCGATGCCATCAAACCAGCCCAGCGAGCCGATCTATTACAACTCGCTTTATCGTCACGGCGTGGACGACAAGCGGCGGGTGCAGATTCCGGCCAAGTGGCGGCCGGCGGAACCAGAAATACTGACCTTGGTGCTTTGGCCGAAAGGGGCGATGCCGGAGGCCTGTTTGCTGGTACTGCCGCCGAAGGAGTGGGAGGCGTTGGTCCAAAAGCTCAAAACGATGCCCTTTGCGGATTCGAAAGCCGAAGCGTTGAGGCGCCTGCTTGGCAAGAAGTCCGACCGGGTCACGCTGGACAAGGGAGGACGGATTTGTCTTCCCGAGTCGATGGCCCGGGCGGCACACATTGGCAAGGAAGCGGTACTGGTCGGCTTGCTCGACCGGTTCGAAATCTGGGATCCGGAACGTTACGAAACCGCGAGTGCGGTGGACGACGAGTTGTTGCCTGAAGCATTCAAACTGATTTGAACCTATGAGTCTGATCA is a window encoding:
- the queA gene encoding tRNA preQ1(34) S-adenosylmethionine ribosyltransferase-isomerase QueA; amino-acid sequence: MDTADFDYYLSHGLIAQTPASIRDQSRLLVLQRRVGRIIHRSFRDILDFVRPGDVFVLNDSRVIAARLRGAKSSTGGETEVLLIEEVCTNDWWVLLRPGKRVRPGVNIIFRNNAGQPTQVAATVIEKNPEGLCRLQFSNIANIFENLDSLGAVPLPPYVLRESQNGLTQDRDRYQTVYARTAGSVAAPTAGLHFTDKLLEEIRSRGAQICFVTLHVGPGTFAPVKTKTLQEHVMHEERFDLGPSAAQTINDAKKDGRRVIAVGTTSVRVLESVAAANGGRLVGCHGRTRIFIYPPFPFGIVDALITNFHLPQSTLLMLVSAFAAPGKTTGRSLILSAYAEAIREHYRFYSYGDAMLIL